The Equus przewalskii isolate Varuska chromosome 5, EquPr2, whole genome shotgun sequence genome window below encodes:
- the RASSF8 gene encoding ras association domain-containing protein 8 isoform X1, with translation MELKVWVDGVQRIVCGVTEVTTCQEVVIALAQAIGRTGRYTLIEKWRDTERHLAPHENPIISLNKWGQYASDVQLILRRTGPSLSERPTSDSVARIPERTLYRQSLPPLAKLRPQIDKSIKRREPKRKSLTFTGGAKGLMDIFGKGKETEFKQKVLNNCKTTADELKKLIRLQTEKLQSIEKELESNEIEIRFWEQKYSSNLEEEIVRLEQKIKRNDVEIEEEEFWENELQIEQENEKQLKDQLQEIRQKITECESKLKDYLAQIQTMESGLEAEKLQREVQEAQVNEEEVKGKIGKVKGEIDIQGQQSLRLENGIKAVERSLGQATKRLQDKERGAGAADEGAAASQPPAVHPADRDKGDCFASRAH, from the exons GTCGAACTGGAAGGTACACTCTTATAGAAAAATGGAGAGATACTGAAAGACACTTAGCACCTCATGAAAATCCTATCATATCCTTAAACAAATGGGGGCAGTATGCTAGTGATGTACAGCTAATTTTACGTCGAACGGGGCCATCTCTCAGTGAGCGACCCACTTCAGATAGTGTGGCTCGAATTCCTGAAAGAACTTTATACAGGCAGAGTTTGCCTCCCTTAGCTAAACTGAGGCCTCAGATTGACAAATCCATCAAAAGGAGAGAACCTAAAAGGAAATCATTAACATTTACAGGAGGTGCCAAAGGATTAATGGACATTTTTGggaaaggtaaagaaactgaatttaagCAAAAGGTGCTGAATAACTGCAAAACAACAGCAGATGAGTTAAAGAAGCTGATCCGTTTGCAGACAGAAAAGCTTCAGTCCATTGAGAAAGAGCTAGAatcaaatgaaatagaaatacgATTTTGGGAGCAAAAATATAGCTCTAACCTTGAAGAGGAAATTGTCCGCCTGGAgcaaaagatcaaaagaaatgatgtagaaattgaagaggaagaattCTGGGAAAATGAATTACAGATtgaacaggaaaatgaaaaacagctgaAGGATCAACTTCAAGagataagacagaaaataacagaaTGTGAGAGCAAATTAAAGGACTATTTGGCTCAGATCCAGACTATGGAAAGTGGTCTCGAAGCAGAAAAATTGCAACGAGAAGTTCAGGAGGCGCAAGTCAACGAAGAAGAGGTTAAAGGGAAGATTGGTAaggtcaaaggagaaattgacattCAAGGCCAGCAGAGCCTGAGGCTGGAAAATGGTATTAAAGCTGTGGAAAGATCTCTTGGACAAGCCACCAAACGATTACAG GACAAAGAGCgaggagctggagcagctgaCGAAGGAGCTGCGGCAAGTCAACCTCCAGCAGTTCATCCGGCAGACAGGGACAAGGGTGACTGTTTTGCCAGCAGAGCCCACTGA